From the genome of Glycine max cultivar Williams 82 chromosome 2, Glycine_max_v4.0, whole genome shotgun sequence, one region includes:
- the LOC100792994 gene encoding transcription factor MYB106, whose protein sequence is MGRSPCCEKTGLKKGPWTPEEDQKLIAFIEKHGHGSWRALPAKAGLRRCGKSCRLRWSNYLRPDIKRGKFSLQEEQTIIQLHALLGNRWSAIASHLPKRTDNEIKNYWNTHLKKRLDKMGIDPTTHKPKNESLAYSKDGSNLGHMAQWESARLEAEARLVRESKLQEQQNNLGPMSSPSSTQITRLVLNKITPLQQKQHSLPPCLDVLKAWQSSWSNNNNNINKYSSLNDKKKTMHVRSMYAMMLSNDDLESPTSTLCFPESVQMNNNNNNSNAMVSTNHLGLINENYLLPPTTLDEFIITKSLGTTSSEGAIETVNGGGSDSWRYFTKHNNEEEQVETDEKTIMYDTISCLQDDDGDIMVAVEALRGAGYYDDDNNSNNNNVTFTHLSSNVNNMVGFENDFDSNEDLAAVNLHVNFEENKDYWNGMLN, encoded by the exons ATGGGAAGGTCACCATGCTGTGAGAAGACAGGGCTAAAGAAAGGGCCATGGACACCGGAGGAAGACCAAAAGCTCATTGCTTTCATCGAAAAGCATGGCCATGGAAGCTGGCGTGCATTGCCTGCAAAAGCTG GGCTTAGAAGATGTGGAAAGAGTTGCAGACTTAGATGGTCGAATTATCTCCGACCTGATATAAAACGAGGAAAGTTCAGCTTGCAGGAAGAGCAAACCATTATTCAACTTCATGCCCTTCTAGGAAACAG GTGGTCAGCCATAGCATCTCACTTGCCCAAGAGAACAGACAATGAGATCAAGAACTACTGGAACACCCACCTCAAGAAGAGGCTGGACAAAATGGGCATAGACCCAACAACCCACAAGCCAAAAAATGAGTCCCTAGCCTACTCCAAAGACGGCTCGAACCTTGGCCACATGGCTCAGTGGGAGAGTGCTCGGCTCGAAGCCGAAGCCAGACTCGTAAGAGAATCCAAACTACAAGAACAACAAAACAACCTCGGACCTATGTCCTCTCCTTCCTCAACACAAATTACGAGGCTCGTTCTCAACAAAATCACACCcctacaacaaaaacaacactcACTACCACCGTGCCTCGACGTGCTCAAAGCGTGGCAAAGTTCATggtcaaacaacaacaacaacattaacaaatactcATCACTAAACGACAAGAAGAAAACCATGCATGTGCGTAGCATGTATGCCATGATGCTTTCAAATGATGACCTAGAGTCTCCAACATCCACTTTGTGCTTCCCCGAGAGCGtgcaaatgaataataataacaataactcTAACGCTATGGTCTCAACCAACCACCTTGGGTTAATCAATGAGAACTATTTACTCCCTCCAACCACCCTGGATGAGTTCATTATTACCAAAAGTTTAGGAACAACAAGTAGTGAGGGTGCAATTGAAACCGTGAATGGTGGTGGTAGTGACTCGTGGAGGTACTTCACCAAACACAACAATGAAGAAGAACAAGTTGAAACTGATGAGAAGACAATAATGTACGACACGATTTCATGTTTGCAAGACGATGACGGTGATATTATGGTGGCTGTTGAGGCATTAAGAGGTGCTGGTtattatgatgatgataataatagcAACAATAATAATGTCACATTTACGCATCTCTCTAGCAATGTCAATAATATGGTGGGTTTCGAAAACGATTTTGATTCCAATGAAGATTTAGCGGCGGTGAACTTGCATGTGAACTTCGAGGAGAATAAGGATTATTGGAATGGCATGcttaattag
- the LOC102663887 gene encoding uncharacterized protein translates to MEIHASGLSPIKNGTCTVRSAYYMMMKKFVDYDELIVEGDWKLLWNIDVSPRVKLFLWRLCRNMLPSWVKLRTRGVSCPITCSLCNIDVETTSHIFASCHSEEAIQFMQARGYSLVTFEMDCKGVVDKIRRSDPDESEIEVLLFNIAGTS, encoded by the exons ATGGAGATTCACGCATCTGGACTCTCACCGATCAAAAATGGTACATGCACTGTTCGTAGTGCTTATtacatgatgatgaagaagTTTGTGGATTATGATGAGTTGATAGTTGAAGGAGATTGGAAATTGCTTTGGAATATTGATGTTTCCCCTAGAGTCAAATTGTTCTTATGGAGATTGTGCAGGAACATGCTTCCTTCATGGGTCAAGCTTCGTACTCGTGGAGTCTCGTGCCCAATTACATGTTCTTTGTGCAACATTGATGTTGAGACCACTAGTCACATCTTTGCTTCGTGCCAT TCAGAAGAAGCTATTCAGTTTATGCAAGCAAGAGGTTATTCCCTTGTTACCTTCGAGATGGATTGTAAAGGAGTAGTGGATAAAATAAGGCGATCCGATCCAGATGAGTCCGAGATAGAGGTTCTGTTATTCAACATAGCAGGAACCTCCTAA